The genome window CGACCGTTGTTTGTTTCTCGTGGTTGGCGCGGGTTAGCGTGATTTTCCCATTCTGAACCCGAACCGATTCCTGATTCAGAACGCGGGTGGCGTCTTTTTTGCGGAAAACCGATACGCTTGGTTCGGTATAGTCGGCTAATTTGAGCGTATACGTTTTGCCGGTTACGGTCACGGATTTAGCCGACGGGGCAACAAACTGTCCTCTCGCCAAAGCCAGTGCTCGCGAAGCCTGCGGCACGCCGTAGCCGATAAAGTTGTTGCCGTAAGGATAAAGGTGTGATGATTTTTCGATAATGGAAATCAGCTCTTTATTGGTAAGTTTCGGATTAGCTTGCATCAGACAGGCCGCAAAACCGGTGATGACGGGAGCGGATAACGACGTACCATACAACGAAAAACACGAAACGTTGGGCTTCAGGTAAGGCAGAAATTCGGGGCCGATGCTGCTGTAGCCAATGCGGTTCCAGACGCGGGCATTGGTGGCCCCCACGGCCAAAACGCCTTGGGCGTCGGCGGGCGTGGAGATGATGCGCCACGCCCGGTCGTCGCCTTCGTTACCGGCGGACACAATGACCAGAATGCCTTTTTTGTCGGCGGCCAGTTGCGCCGCTTTGCTGATGAGGCTGGTATGACCGTCCATCTGCGCGGGCTGGTAGTTTTCTTTTGGATCGGAGAAGCCTTTGGCGTAGCCCAGTGAGGTGTTGATGATTCGGACGCCAAGGCTATCCATCCATTCCATCGCCGAAATCCAGTTGTCTTCTTCGCCCCGGAACTCGCGGCCACCGTGGTCCGTGCGGGCCAGGTAAAAGGAAGCGTCGGTAGCCAGCCCATACTGAATGTTTTCGGTTAGATCAACGCCCGCAATGGCGGCCATGACTTCCGTGCCGTGAAAATCCGACATGCTTTCCAGCGAGCTGAAAAAGCGGTTGGACGGACGCAGTTTATTGACGTAATCACGAATGTCGCGAATGCCGTTGCGTTTGAAAATGTGCTTCAGGGCGCTGGTGGAATCGGCTCCGAAAAAGCCGGCGTCGATAACGCCGATGGTTACGTTTTTGGCCGTAAGACCGGATGTAGTGAATACGTTAGCCTGAATCTGCGACATCACGGGGGCCATCTGCACTTGGCTACCAGGAATTTCTGTGCTGGTGATGACCAGATTTTTATCGATTGGTACGAGGCTTTTCACAAAGGGCAACCGACGCACCTGCTGCATTTGCGTAGTGGTCAGCTCCGCCGAAACGGCATTGAGCCAGCGGGAGCGAAACAAAGGGCGTATTCCCTGCTGGCTTAGCTGCTCGAGGTACGATGAATTAAGGGGAAGATCAGTTTCGTCAATGGATAAACCCTGATTCTGTCGATTAACTACGGAAAGGGGAGAAAGGGAAGGAACCGCCGATAAGGGTTTGTCAGCCAATAAAATCCAGAATTTTGTTTGGGCCAGCGTCGTGGAAGAAAGTCCAGTGGTCAGCCCTAAAAACAGGGCGATAATTTTTTTCATTGAAAGGAAACTGTCAATTTTATGGCTTAAGATACAAACAAAAATCGAAGAATTGAACGGGAACGCAGATTGGGTAAACCAGAACCATCGTTACTAAATCAATAAATTGGTAAACTAGTAGGGTCTGTTTTCCGCCGCCTTCTTGTCAATAATTTTTTTATGCGCTATAATCAACTATCCAACGAATTGTTTGTCCGGAACCGGAACCGGCTGGCTGCCTTACTTAAGCCTAAATCCCTGGTGGTGCTGAACGCCAACGACATCATGCCAACCAATGCCGACGGGT of Tellurirhabdus bombi contains these proteins:
- a CDS encoding S8 family serine peptidase — translated: MKKIIALFLGLTTGLSSTTLAQTKFWILLADKPLSAVPSLSPLSVVNRQNQGLSIDETDLPLNSSYLEQLSQQGIRPLFRSRWLNAVSAELTTTQMQQVRRLPFVKSLVPIDKNLVITSTEIPGSQVQMAPVMSQIQANVFTTSGLTAKNVTIGVIDAGFFGADSTSALKHIFKRNGIRDIRDYVNKLRPSNRFFSSLESMSDFHGTEVMAAIAGVDLTENIQYGLATDASFYLARTDHGGREFRGEEDNWISAMEWMDSLGVRIINTSLGYAKGFSDPKENYQPAQMDGHTSLISKAAQLAADKKGILVIVSAGNEGDDRAWRIISTPADAQGVLAVGATNARVWNRIGYSSIGPEFLPYLKPNVSCFSLYGTSLSAPVITGFAACLMQANPKLTNKELISIIEKSSHLYPYGNNFIGYGVPQASRALALARGQFVAPSAKSVTVTGKTYTLKLADYTEPSVSVFRKKDATRVLNQESVRVQNGKITLTRANHEKQTTVDLKREVIEVIWE